In one window of Gossypium arboreum isolate Shixiya-1 chromosome 4, ASM2569848v2, whole genome shotgun sequence DNA:
- the LOC108458477 gene encoding mitochondrial import inner membrane translocase subunit TIM14-1 yields the protein MATPFFAGLAVAAAALAGRYGIQAWQAFKARPPKPRMRKFYDGGFQPTMTRREAALILGVRENATAEKVKEQHRKVMVANHPDAGGSHYLASKINEAKDVMLGKTKGSGSAF from the exons ATG GCTACACCATTTTTTGCTGGGCTTGCAGTTGCTGCGGCAGCTCTTGCTGGTAGATATGGAATACAAGCTTGGCAAGCATTTAAGGCAAGACCACCAAAACCTAGAATGCGTAAATTTTACGACGGTGGTTTTCAACCTACAATGACAAGAAGAGAAGCCGCATTGATCCTTGGTGTTCG GGAGAACGCGACAGCGGAGAAGGTGAAGGAACAACATAGGAAAGTAATGGTAGCGAACCATCCAGATGCGGGTGGGAGCCACTACCTGGCCTCGAAAATCAATGAAGCTAAAGATGTGATGCTTGGGAAGACGAAGGGCAGTGGATCTGCATTTTAA